In Planococcus versutus, the DNA window TTGCGTATGTCACGCGTTTTCTTGTGCTACAAGTGCGAGGCAGCTATACAGCATTTTTACAAATTGATCCTTCTATGGAAGAAGCAGCACGAACTTCTGGTGCTTCGGGTTGGATAAAGTGGAGACAAATTTTATTGCCACTGCTATTCCCAGGGATTTTTAGTGGTGCGCTTTTAGTATTTTTAATGGCTCTTACAGAGTTGACCGTATCTAGTTTACTTTGGTCATCAGGCTCTGAAACAGTAGGTGTGGTAATATTTGGATACGAACAAGCTGGGTATTCAACTTATTCAACCGCGTTTTCTACGGTTCTTGTATTAGGCATATTATTTGGTGGGGGAATGTTTCTGCTGCTTAGTAGGTTGTGGGACAGAAAGGTGCTGAAAAAAAATGATTAAAGTCAATAATGTATCAAAAAAGTATGGATCATTTACAGCCTTGCATTCGATTGACTTGGAGATCGGCGAAGGGGAATTTATTGCTGTTCTCGGTCCATCGGGGTGCGGAAAAACGACTTTGCTTAAATTATTGGCAGGGTTTATGGGACCAACAGATGGTACTATTGAAATGGACAATCTAGTTTTGGCTTCAAAAAAACGAGTCTTACCACCAGAAAAACGCAATATTGGAATGGTGTTTCAATCATTCGCATTATGGCCGCATATGACGGTTGCAGAACACGTCAAATTTCCGCTCAACTATCATCCCAATAAAATTAAAGAAAACAAGAAAGAAATGCAAGAACGAATGAATGAAGTGCTTAAATTGGTTGGATTAGATGCTTTAGCAGAGCGCTATCCTTCAGAGTTGTCAGGTGGGCAAAAACAGCGTGTAGCACTCGCGCGAGCTATTGCACCTTTACCGAACTTATTATTGATGGATGAGCCTTTGAGTGCATTAGACGTTGAGTTGCGCATGGAAATGCGCAAAGAAATTCAAAAGCTACACAGAGAAACAAAAGCTTCAATCGTTTTTGTTACACACGACCAAGGAGAAGCACTGGCTATTGCGGATAAAATTGTGGTAATGAATAAAGGACGCATTGAACAAATTGCACCGCCTGAAGTTCTTTACACACGCCCAGAAACGGAATTTGTAGCGACTTTTGTAGGGAAGTGTAATTTAGTAAAAGGACAATGGCGAAACGAACAGTTTGTGCCTGCTATTGATTCTAAAAATACGTGGCCAGATCTTGGTGTTACAGCGGGTTTTAAAGAAAATGGGATTTATCCGGTTCGTCCAGAACAATTCCAACTCATGTCACCAGAAAGTGCTGGATTGCAAGGGGTTGTATCATTTGTTCAATATCAAGGTCATGAAATTCACTATACAGTAGAAGTAGAAGAGGCAACGTGGACAATTCACGAATCAGTATTCAGCAAGCGCTTTGAAACGGGAGATTTTGTTAGTATTTCGTTGAAAAATTCTTTAGTACAAAAAGAGATATTGATTTCAACTTAAGAAAATAGCAAACGTTCGCAAAGTGTCTATTCACTTTACGAACGTTTTTCTTTTTGACATAATAAACAACATCTCAAATGAATAATTACTAAACGTAATTGCTGAAACTATATAATAGGATTAAGATAGAGATATAAGATAACTTTTTATTTTGATAATTTTACAAATCAATTGAAAAATGAACTAAAAAAAGACTGTAATTTTTCTATGTCAAAGTCATTTGAGCGGAGATTATTGCGAATATCACAACCTCTGAACTGTTATACCGATTAGCTATTGTCGATTTTTAAGTGTGTTTGCATTAGATATTCTTACCACTCTGGCTCT includes these proteins:
- a CDS encoding ABC transporter ATP-binding protein codes for the protein MIKVNNVSKKYGSFTALHSIDLEIGEGEFIAVLGPSGCGKTTLLKLLAGFMGPTDGTIEMDNLVLASKKRVLPPEKRNIGMVFQSFALWPHMTVAEHVKFPLNYHPNKIKENKKEMQERMNEVLKLVGLDALAERYPSELSGGQKQRVALARAIAPLPNLLLMDEPLSALDVELRMEMRKEIQKLHRETKASIVFVTHDQGEALAIADKIVVMNKGRIEQIAPPEVLYTRPETEFVATFVGKCNLVKGQWRNEQFVPAIDSKNTWPDLGVTAGFKENGIYPVRPEQFQLMSPESAGLQGVVSFVQYQGHEIHYTVEVEEATWTIHESVFSKRFETGDFVSISLKNSLVQKEILIST